CCACACCAGACCCGCGTAGCAGTCCTCCAGCGGTGCCGGGTGGGGGTGTTCGGGGGCGAGCCGGTACTCGACCGACACCGTCACCGTGTGCAGCGTCCGGGTCCACTCCAGCACGTCGGACATGAGGTGCCGCCGGCTGCCGGCGATCATGCCGCCGCCGTGCATGAAGTACACCAGGGGCAGCCGTGAGCCGGCGGGTGCGGCGGCGGGACGGCAGATGAGCACGGTGACGTCCGGGGCGCCGGCCGGCCCGGTGACCTCGCGTTCCTCCCAGACGACCTCCCCGCCGCACCGCAGGGCCTCGTCGCCGAGCGCACCGGCCCCCACCGCGGCGCGGACCGCGGGGACGTCCCGCGGGGTGAGCGGGGGCAGCTCGCCCAGCGCCTCCAGGGCCGCCGCCAGTTCCGGGTCGAGGGGGACGGGAGGCAGGTCCGCGGCAGGTGCGGGGCGAGCGGGCGTGGGGGCGTCGCCCGCGGTGCGACGGGTCATGTGGGTGCTTCCTTCCGGAGGTCCGTGTGGGTACGGGTGCCCGCGAAGGGGCTCACGGGTGCCTCCGGGGTTCGGCGCCCCGGTCGACGGGCCGGGTTCGTGCCGGGGCGGGTGCCGTGTCCACGACGGCGGTCAGGCGTCTGGCCAGCTCGGCCCTCCGGCGCGGGTCCAGACCCTTCACCCGGGCGGTACCGACGGTGGTCTCCGCCCCGTCGGGCCGGGTGATCGTGACGGTCTGGTTCCCCTGTCGGCTCTGCGCCCAGGCCACCACGACGGCGGCGAACACCTCGGCGATCCGGCCGGGCTCCAGCATCGCGACCAGCGCGTCGGTCACCGCGCCCGGGGCCCCGGGCGGCGGAGCACCGTCCGCGGTCCGGATCCGGCCGCGCAGCTCCGGCTCGGCGATCAGCCAGCGGCGCAGGTCGTGGCCGCGTTCATCCGCTCCCGCGTCGTCGCCGCGGACTGTGACGAGGATGCGCATGCCCCTCAAGGTAGCGGCGGGCGCGGGCGCTGTGACCGCGAGGACCAGCCGAATGGCGCGGCGGCCCGGGGCCGCCGCGCCAGGGGTGCGGAGCGGGGTGTGCGACCGGTCCGGCCGCCGGGTCAGGGGGCCACGGCGCGGCCGGTCTCCGGGGAGATCCTGCCGGAGCACAGCCCCTTGCTCGCCAAGGTCTGCGCGATGCGCGGAATGGCGGCGCGCGTGTTCGCGGACCACTCGTGCATGAGGATGATCTGCCCGTTGGTGAGCCGGGCGGCGGCCTGCACGATCGCGTCGGTGCTCGCGCCGTTCCAGTCCTGGGAGTCGACGTCCCAGATGATCTGGGAGAGGCCGTACTTGGCCGC
Above is a genomic segment from Streptomyces glaucescens containing:
- a CDS encoding effector-associated constant component EACC1, which codes for MRILVTVRGDDAGADERGHDLRRWLIAEPELRGRIRTADGAPPPGAPGAVTDALVAMLEPGRIAEVFAAVVVAWAQSRQGNQTVTITRPDGAETTVGTARVKGLDPRRRAELARRLTAVVDTAPAPARTRPVDRGAEPRRHP